From one Rhopalosiphum padi isolate XX-2018 chromosome 2, ASM2088224v1, whole genome shotgun sequence genomic stretch:
- the LOC132919346 gene encoding protein white, producing the protein MGPKDEKKPLLGNSNADDSRPEKEKNVTRYRSLENSNGTGANKQVNHSITYTWTNMNVYTKNGKSQNFYDSLTSCCSGSLKNKTEKKQLLNNVSGSARPGELLALMGSSGAGKTTLLNSLTFRSDNNVSESGVRSINGIPINSKLLTAVSAYVQQHDLFIGTLTVREHLIFQAMVRMDRHIPYEKRMARVEDVIQELSLSKCQNTIIGVAGRIKGLSGGEMKRLSFASEVLTDPPLMFCDEPTSGLDSYMAQNVVSVLKSMASKGKTIICTIHQPSSEVYSMFDKILLLASGRTAFLGTPNDAIEFFKTLGVSCPKNHNPADFFIQLLAIVPSQELCSYDTIDTVCEAYEGSNYKSEMIEHQKQLFTASKSSMDCWGSTGLENVSSPYKATWLEQFSAVFWRSWLSIKKEPALTKIRLIQTMLVAALISFIFYNQHLDQDGVMNINGALFMCISNMTFQNVLAVINVFCSELPVFMREHHNGMYRTDVYFLSKTLAEVPIFLVIPILFTSIMYYIVGLNPKFIHFLTAVLFITLVSLVAVSFGYFVSCASGSISVALSVGPTIVIPFLLFGGYFLNVGSIPYYFRWLSVFSWFKYANEGLQVNQWADIDTIQCNRANTTCPRSGHAVLESNSFLESNITMDIVSLFLLVIVFRFMAYLSLLARTVRK; encoded by the exons GAAAATTCCAACGGAACGGGCGCCAATAAACAAGTCAACCACAGCATCACGTATACGTGGACCAACATGAACGTGTACACGAAAAACGGCAAAAGTCAAAACTTTTACGATTCGCTCACGTCGTGCTGTTCGGGGAGTCTGAAAAACAAGactgaaaaaaaacaattattaaacaacg TGAGCGGTTCGGCGCGACCAGGCGAATTGTTGGCTTTGATGGGATCCAGTGGCGCCGGCAAAACGACCTTGTTGAACTCGCTGACATTTAGGAGCGACAACAACGTGTCGGAGTCTGGAGTTAGATCCATCAACGGCATACCCATCAACAGTAAATTGCTGACGGCCGTCTCCGCGTACGTCCAACAACACGACCTGTTCATAGGGACGCTCACGGTCCGAGAGCACTTAATATTCCAG GCGATGGTGCGAATGGACAGACACATACCTTACGAAAAACGAATGGCTCGAGTTGAAGACGTCATACAAGAG CTGTCATTGAGCAAATGTCAAAACACTATCATCGGTGTGGCCGGCAGAATAAAAGGTTTATCCGGCGGTGAAATGAAACGTTTATCGTTTGCATCCGAG GTGTTGACAGACCCTCCACTGATGTTCTGCGACGAACCGACTTCGGGACTGGATTCGTACATGGCGCAAAACGTGGTTAGCGTGCTCAAGTCGATGGCGTCCAAGGGCAAAACAATAATTTGCACTATTCACCAGCCGTCGTCCGAGGTGTACTCCATGTTCGACAAGATACTGCTATTGGCTAGCGGCCGTACAGCTTTCCTGGGCACTCCCAATGATGCCATCGAGTTTTTCAAAAC GCTCGGCGTCAGCTGCCCGAAGAACCACAACCCGGCGGACTTTTTCATTCAACTGTTGGCCATCGTACCGTCCCAAGAACTGTGCTCGTACGACACCATTGACACGGTTTGCGAGGCTTACGAGGGCTCAAACTACAAGAGTGAAATGATCGAACACCAAAAACAGTTATTCACCGCCAGCAAA AGCTCGATGGACTGTTGGGGCTCGACCGGTCTGGAGAACGTCTCGTCGCCGTACAAAGCGACGTGGTTGGAACAGTTTTCGGCGGTCTTCTGGCGGTCGTGGCTCAGTATCAAAAAGGAGCCAGCCCTCACCAAAATCAGGCTCATCCAAACGATG TTGGTAGCCGCTTTGATAAGTTTCATATTCTACAACCAACACTTGGACCAAGACGGAGTGATGAACATCAACGGAGCGCTGTTCATGTGCATATCTAACATGACGTTCCAGAACGTGTTAGCTGTTATTAAC GTATTCTGTTCTGAACTTCCGGTGTTCATGCGTGAACACCACAACGGCATGTACCGGACAGACGTGTACTTCCTGAGCAAAACCCTCGCCGAGGTACCGATATTCTTGGTCATACCAATACTGTTCACGTCCATTATGTACTACATCGTGGGTCTAAACCCAAAGTTCATACACTTCCTCACGGCCGTCCTTTTCATAACGCTCGTCAGTCTGGTGGCCGTTTCGTTCG GTTACTTCGTGTCGTGCGCCAGTGGTTCCATATCGGTCGCACTCTCAGTGGGGCCCACGATCGTCATACCTTTCCTGCTGTTTGGCGGTTACTTCTTGAACGTGGG aTCAATTCCGTATTACTTCCGGTGGCTGAGCGTCTTCTCGTGGTTCAAGTATGCCAACGAAGGGCTCCAGGTCAACCAGTGGGCAGACATCGACACCATCCAGTGCAACAGAGCGAACACCACGTGTCCCCGTTCCGGTCACGCCGTTTTGGAGTCGAACAGTTTTCTAGAG TCAAACATCACCATGGACATAGtttcactatttttattagTCATCGTCTTTCGGTTCATGGCGTACTTATCACTCCTGGCCAGAACGGTGAGAAAGTAA